The genomic stretch cattatttcctTGACGTATttgattatgtatttttagtcactcttctttttcattgttcgCGTCACCTATTACTTTTGGCCTGTTTAGCTTTTCTAATGTCTTGTCCTTAACAAGGTTACGACTTCTGTAGTTTTGGAAATAGAAGTTGAGGAAGAGAAAAGCAAAGAAGAGTGTATTTCCGCCAATGAAAATTGCAACTCCCTTCGTCGGCGGGCATTCAGTCTTGTTGACTGCCACAATGTAGTGAGCTATTATGCAGAAGAACTGcagctgtaaaaaaaaaacaggtaTTTAATTTTGCGATACAGTGGGAATAAGAATGGATAaggaacaatattttattcatgtaTCAGTCTGcaatcaaaaagtttttttttaatttcaggtCAAACGTACAAACCTACATTTTACgaatattaactttattttattgtatcacACATGTTTGCACAGATTTTAAGTAGAATAACAGATCTTTAATTTACTGAAGTCTTGTTTTTagcaacattatttattattgtctgTTTATACcattttatgaaaatggcTAAATATCATTCaagccgctagttaaacggcgctgtttagtaAAGAGGCTAAGCTGTTGATTGAACGGCTacttaagctagttggctgcgacatagtCTATAAACATTATATGAAGGAACAGATGTAATCTGAGTTCAAGGTGAAAATAGTGCTGTAGCGCCACAGGATtatgcattattatttaaatactagtagactcggccaagcgttgctgtggctaagatttttgttatattacatagtagtaaactattcaagagaaacggcaagagaacaccaatccaccatgcttttttggtggttatgccattaaattgtagcttatgtgaaacgttggtatttattttgataaggatcaatacctctAGGTAcaaataaagagccttttctagcggtggtgttttaataaaaaaaattaataaaagggcgcttattgtgacgtaactataaaagatagagacacgCTGTggcattttttatagatagtgatgtgtcctgaaaaattgtgctacatttttttgttctatcattaatagttttcgcagcgcactctattgaaggaagttttttgtttatttttttacaccttgggttagattattcaagttttagtaagcatccccaATTTTTGAATGAAACCTAGCCTATGtaactcgggaatagtgtagcttgtcaacggtgaaagaatttttgaaatcggtccagtagtttcggagcctattcatttcaaataaacaaaaaatcaaatcttttctctttataatattagtatagatgaATCTATCTCAAAAAGCGAGcaatataaacatattgaaAAACCTTACCAATTGAAATTTTGTCATATACTTCTTCCAAAAGATGTATTTGGTGACTTTAGGGCCTAAAGCTGCTAATCCATAGTACGTATACATAAATACGTGTACTAGCGCGTTCATAAATCCAATGAAAAACAATGTGTATGATGGCCAGTATTTTAAGTACATCCATGTTCCGATCATCATCACAGAATGATGGTACAGATGTAGAAACGTCACTTGGCTATCTTTCTTTCGTAGAACGAAGAATATTGTGTCCAGTAATTCCGTAACCTTTGCAGCGAAGTAAATccaaatatctaataatatctGTAAAAAATTGCGTGTTTTATAGCAATAACTCTTAAAATCCAAGTTTACGCAAGTTGTATGGatatattaatgaatatttatactttttgaATTGTAACATCTGTTCTAACAGTGCAAAATTTTAAACCCATATTTATCGGTCGATAGTTTTTTTGTGATCAGGTAAGTTTTTCACGTATAaagatgtttaaaaataatgtatttcttCGTCTGTGTGTTGCATGTCGCGTGACGGTCGGCCGCGGAGTAGGGATAAAGGGATAAGGCGGCGCCTATAGTTCGCAGCAGCTGACTGTGTAGTGTatagactattatttaatatgtgtatataatctaaataatagttaagtattatgtatgtcgtactctctaagacacagagttcaataaatatattagttggagacttagtctacttttattatttcccattatcattctaattttataagtataaaattaagattgataatatgatataaatgatattaattatgattgattttatacccttaatggaatattattcctaaattttttagttaaatgtctataatgtgaaaaaaagtttcatttTTACCGtgtgtacgagccaaggctgtacattttgctcttTTGTCTGGGGAAgtatgtacgagccaaggctgtacattttactcGCTCAGGCttccttagttttataagcttaattattccctatgtaagtacgtgccagGGCTCGTACATTCCGATCATCTACAACCGTGATGATTTCCTATATAAGTACGTGCCAGGGCTCGTACATTCCAATCATCTACAAGCGTGATGTTTGTCTGATGTAAGTACGTGTCCTGGCTGTACAGTTTGTTCACATATAAGCATGACGATTTCCTACATCGTCGGAgtcacgccccgagagtatagcccgacgcaggcactctcttcgactGTTACTATGCAGTCATTCGTAATTAACTAAGTCGTAGGAGTTTCAACCCGGGagcatagccagacgtaggcactctctctgTTTGTTAGATTGCACTTAttatatagcaattaacataatagttattaatccgctcatattctattgtataacgcgagtgataaatatagagtaagttcaatttattctattatttcgaACCCCTGATgatccaggaaccgtacaccgtggtttcataaaaccacacaatcctttttttacaataagtatattatgtatataatgtaCCTAATTACTTTTAATGCCATACTCCTAACTAAAGTGCTCATTTGTCTTGTCTTGCTTGATGTAATTAGAGTAACTTGGATGTTATAGGGATGGGGCTGGTTACttttaactgtattttttattgatgctCTCTAAGacttaagaatttatttttatgaaaattaacgAATTTTCAATgccctaaattattaataagttattacGACACACCGTGAAAATTCAGAAAAGTTAACTAACCAATGTATGTATGGATTCATTACTAaagcttaattaaattaattaataaaaaaatattgacagaaaaaatttaaaactgtcATGggtaaataacaattattttatgatttttttgtcatatttgtaaaaatacagataatatttaGACAAGTTGACGTCAAAATCAGTCAAATATACGTTTGCCCTTGGTTATGTGTGCTTTTCTCATTTGTGGGATGACGCGATTAGCTTAGATTAAATGGCGTTAATAACTATGTAAAAATGTTTGCCCATTTAAGTGTCGAATTCTCTACCAGTTTTTTCAGTCCAAAATGAAAGTTAATTCATCTTTTTAAGCTCAACATAGAACTCCACGCCAGTATCAATATAAGGATAGCTTTACCGCccaaaagagcagtgttggccttgtggcttcagcatgcgactctcatcccggaggtcttaggttcgatccctggctggactttctttctatgcgcgcatttaacattcgctcgaacggtaaaggaaaacatcgtgaggaaaccgacatgtcatagacccaaaaaatcgacggcgtgtgtcaggcacaggaggctgatcacttacttgccgattagattaaaaaaatgatcatgaaacagattcaaaaatctgaggcccagacctaaaagaggaTAAAGCGATATACATTAGtgtagttaaaatattaagtatgatTTTTAAAGGAACTCCGATTCGAGGCCCGGTACGAACACCAAAGGACATTTCTgtctttgtatttaattatgctCATACAGGGAAGGAAAATATCTTGAGGAAATAAGCGCGTCAAACTGCTGAACACATATTTGccaacaaagaaaaaatattaagccTAAGGCAGTTGTTCCACCGCCGACGATGAACGAGAAGCTAGTCGAGCTAGAATTAGAAACGAGTTGTTCAATcggattaattataaaaatccgcacaatcagccatatataaataggcatacaaatgtcatattaatttttataatgtcatataataagaCCATTAGAATGTcgtaataataagttatttagaATTAGTGTCAAACTTATGGTCATATACTCGCCCacgctatttttttttttttttagactattcacaccaattgacctagtcccatgctaagctggtgaagcttgtgttatgggtactaggcaacggatatacatacatattatagatagatagacatataaatacatatttaaacacccaagacctaagaacaacaccaaatgctcatcacatcgatgttcgcctcagccggggatcgaacccgggacccatggattcgcagtcaggggtactaaccactagactaaTGAGTCGTCAATAAAGGGTCCTTGccgttaaaaattaaatcaccttccccttgaaagaATTACACGGTAGTGATCTGTTACTAGCAACAACTATAGCAGCGCAAAGCGAGTAGTTCCGATAGTTTGTCGCTGGGCTATAAGTGTACGAGTGAGACGGGCGATTACTCGCGCTACTCGCTACTACACTAATGCTATCATAAAACACATCATCATCGTCTGAACTAGACAACAATGAttcaaataattgtttgatattcataataaattaaaaatacgtgtACTACAGAAATAACTGCTGCCGCTGTTTGGTCTCTCGGCGTGAGTTCTGATTTATCTTGATATTAGTTCTCAGTTCTGattaattttctttgataGCCAGCGACGGCAGTATGAACAGTCAGCGAtcaactatttatatatgcatctcttttttttacacggaatgtatatttattgtttcttGAGCGAGAAAATAGCCGGTGTGACAACTGCCTCAAGGTTGGCATGACTCTGAGTTGCCAAAAGCTAATACAGACACAGCGCACGCTAATAACTACTCTTAGCTACCCTCTCAAATACATGCGCACACACACCaattcacacacacacatccATGTCTTATAATACTTGTGTTTGATTATTTGTAACACTAAACCTACtttttctcaaaaaaatgttttaaataccaTGTATGATTGACTAATTGTTATCTAGTTACACACAACGGACTCCCTAGTGTGGGCactagcgatatatgaattGTGTCACAACCTATTTGtgatgaataaagtttttattattattaatagatagGCCAAGTTTTATAGAAAGTTTCAGAAACTTTGCGCTAATAATATAACTGATTTTATCAACTGTGAAACATTACATACCGTTTCTCTTGTAGATTTATCATGCATGTGACATGTAGTTGGTGCAATCCCATATTCAGACATCATAGTTGCGTActgaaacattaaattacatattatatacttattttattttttctctcaAACTCAATGTTAAAATGCAGACAAACAGATACTTTTGAAAATTTGTTATAGAAAGGATTCATGTGGGAAAATGACATGAGAACTCAAGAAGGCGCACCGTTAACCAGATCTAATacaacttcctcacaatcgagtagcccATAATATCGCAGAACACAACTCAAGAGGGGGACCCTTTGTATCGAAGTCGCATAGGCCCGCCAAGTATCCGCGAATAAAcgatgtaaatacataattattagttttaattaattaattgttagttCTAGTTATCTTAACTAGAACTAACACAGCAAGGTTTCTAAACCGTCTAGAAGAGAAATGGAGTTGCTGAAAATATCAACCGTTCAGTCTTTTTGTTAATATGAACTTAATACCGCTTCTACTGAAAAGAAGCTGTCGATAAGCATGTGAACAACATGAATAAAAaacagtggtgctacaacctctttaggtcttggcttcagatttctaaatcagttacattatcatttttaaatctaataggcaagtaggtgatcagcctccagtgcctgacacacgccgtcgactttttgggtctaagccatgtcggtttcctcacgatgttttccttcaattGGGCAAATGTGAAATGCACaccagaaagtccattggtgcaatgaaggagatcgaacctacacctcaggtatgagagtcgcacgctgaagccactaggccaacacttctcGGAACAACATGAATGccataacaaatataaaacgttATATTGTAAAACGTATGGACAATGCGTTCCGTTTGTTATTACATATACAAatgaccaatcacaattaCGGGCTCATATTCCACATCATAATCTATAGATACAACCTAATTGACGATATTATCAGCCTCAGTAAATAAATGACACTCTATTCATATGCACTGAAGgttataaaaaagtaagttATGAAAAAGgttaaatcattataatttctgtgttttaactaaattacattttctatatatctacaaagtattttttatgatgGATAATCTTAAAGCGCAATACACACTGAGCCCGCCGGGCCGCCAATCAGTCCGGCGACACAACCCGGCGGCCTGAATGAAAAGAATCATGTCGGCAACATGCGCCTGCGCGTGTTACCCGCCGAAATGTTGGCGGCTTGGGTGCGCCTGCGCTCAGTTGCCCGGCAAAACCCTTTATCGACACGCGGCAATCACTAACTGCCAAATAAATTTCTCATCTCAAGCCGCCGACATGCCGCCGACCAAATTTTCCGACTTGTAATAAGTGAAGCCGCCAACTAGACCGCCGACAAAAAGTTGCTAATATATGTCGGCGGCCCGGCGGGCTCAATGTGTATTGCGCTTAATGCTAGAGGGCCGCGACTGCATTGTCGGCCTTAATTCGAAATACTTAAGTGGGGGTTGGTTCACAG from Pieris napi chromosome 15, ilPieNapi1.2, whole genome shotgun sequence encodes the following:
- the LOC125056940 gene encoding elongation of very long chain fatty acids protein-like, with the protein product MTSVFGLRFPEWDLTKSQFKELDELPLMRTPGPILMILAAYLLFVLKVGPALMTKREPYKLTAVLVLYNFFQVVLSAFMVYRYATMMSEYGIAPTTCHMHDKSTRETILLDIWIYFAAKVTELLDTIFFVLRKKDSQVTFLHLYHHSVMMIGTWMYLKYWPSYTLFFIGFMNALVHVFMYTYYGLAALGPKVTKYIFWKKYMTKFQLLQFFCIIAHYIVAVNKTECPPTKGVAIFIGGNTLFFAFLFLNFYFQNYRSRNLVKDKTLEKLNRPKVIGDANNEKEE